One Salmo trutta chromosome 19, fSalTru1.1, whole genome shotgun sequence genomic window carries:
- the LOC115154411 gene encoding brain-specific homeobox/POU domain protein 3 — translation MMSMNSKQPFSMHPILHEPKYTPLQSTSEAIRRACMPSHSLQSNIFAGFDETLLQRAEALAAVDIAKSHPYKPDATYHTMTTMTSMACTPTSSSAHLHHPSVLTSHHHHHHPHHQGSQGLDGDLLDHLTPGMSVSLGGLPGSDVCSTASHPHAHMSAINHMQQHHHHQQAMNMHPHSMGSHTSLGGGDSEPDPRELESFAERFKQRRIKLGVTQADVGSALANLKIPGVGCLSQSTICRFESLTLSHNNMVALKPILEAWLEEAERAQREKMTKPEIFNGGDKKRKRTSIAAPEKRSLEAYFAVQPRPSSEKIAAIAEKLDLKKNVVRVWFCNQRQKQKRMKFSATH, via the exons ATGATGTCAATGAACAGCAAACAACCTTTTAGTATGCACCCCATACTGCACGAGCCCAAATACACGCCTCTGCAATCGACCTCAGAGGCCATCCGGAGGGCATGCATGCCCTCTCACTCG CTGCAGAGCAACATCTTCGCCGGCTTCGATGAGACTTTACTGCAGAGGGCGGAAGCGCTGGCGGCGGTGGATATCGCAAAGAGTCACCCTTACAAACCAGACGCGACCTACCACACCATGACCACGATGACCAGCATGGCCTGCACCCCCACCTCATCCTCGGCCCACCTCCACCACCCGTCCGTGCTCACCtcgcaccaccaccaccaccacccccatcaCCAGGGCTCTCAGGGCCTGGATGGCGACCTGCTGGACCACCTGACCCCCGGCATGTCTGTCTCCCTGGGAGGGTTGCCCGGCTCCGACGTCTGCTCCACTGCCTCCCATCCACACGCTCACATGTCCGCCATAAACCACAtgcagcagcaccaccaccaccaacaggcAATGAAcatgcacccccacagcatgggCTCGCACACCTCGCTGGGCGGCGGGGACTCAGAGCCAGACCCCCGGGAGCTGGAGTCCTTCGCAGAGCGGTTCAAGCAGAGGCGGATCAAGCTGGGGGTGACGCAGGCGGATGTGGGCTCGGCCCTGGCGAACCTTAAAATCCCCGGGGTCGGTTGCCTCAGTCAGAGCACGATTTGCCGGTTCGAGTCCCTCACCTTATCTCATAACAACATGGTGGCCCTGAAACCCATCCTGGAAGCGTGGCTGGAGGAGGCGGAGAGAGCGCAGCGGGAGAAAATGACCAAGCCAGAGATTTTCAACGGAGGAGACAAGAAGAGAAAACGCACCTCCATCGCTGCGCCCGAGAAGCGCTCCTTGGAGGCATATTTCGCCGTGCAGCCGAGGCCCTCGTCTGAGAAGATTGCAGCAATAGCCGAGAAACTGGACCTGAAAAAGAACGTGGTGAGGGTGTGGTTTTGCAATCAGAGGCAAAAGCAGAAAAGGATGAAGTTTTCTGCGACACACTAG